A single region of the Lentimicrobium sp. L6 genome encodes:
- a CDS encoding aminotransferase class IV, which produces MKLLETIQIHNGQAKRLSYHNERMNRSRHQMMCAMGDIYLEEVLKIPEELRKGKVKCRVLYDEQVSKIEFEHYQERRIDSFHLVDTQIIYDHKFEDRQQFNKLKSGFLSSSEIIMVKNGFITDTTYSNLIFRDKNENWLTPSTPLLLGTQREFLLDEGIVEESEIKVSDLDQFTHFMMINAMLDFDEERAIDIKSIIDA; this is translated from the coding sequence ATGAAATTACTAGAAACCATACAAATACATAATGGCCAAGCAAAACGCCTAAGCTATCATAATGAGCGAATGAATAGATCACGCCATCAAATGATGTGTGCTATGGGAGATATTTATTTAGAGGAGGTTTTGAAAATTCCTGAGGAGTTACGAAAGGGAAAAGTAAAGTGTAGGGTTTTGTATGATGAGCAAGTGAGTAAAATTGAGTTTGAGCATTATCAAGAAAGAAGGATTGACTCTTTCCATCTTGTAGATACTCAGATAATTTATGATCACAAATTCGAAGACCGTCAACAATTTAATAAACTCAAATCAGGCTTTTTATCCTCCTCCGAAATTATCATGGTTAAAAATGGTTTTATTACAGATACTACCTATAGTAATTTGATTTTTAGGGATAAAAATGAGAACTGGCTTACCCCAAGTACTCCGCTATTATTAGGTACGCAAAGAGAGTTTCTTTTAGATGAAGGCATCGTAGAGGAATCTGAAATAAAAGTAAGTGATTTAGATCAATTCACCCATTTTATGATGATTAATGCTATGCTCGATTTTGATGAAGAAAGAGCTATAGATATAAAATCAATTATAGATGCATAA
- a CDS encoding sensor histidine kinase — MKEGIKLNKTLRYGYGLVLGIAFNFNMDIVFSLLYSNYRLLRPFEEYVAAIFLSYLVFETLFIVNRFLSRRFTWDKDLIKRLSYQSLLDFMIAIGLVMGIKWGFRWVQQDNSFVSLQDETTQSIVILIIILGFTVGEMSIFLLNKWRFSLAELERFKKKNAEYRFELLRSQLNPHFLFNSLNTLSSLVYKNQENASLFIRKLSDVYRYILDQRDKEVVPLETEINFAASYIMLMQLRFEKNLNVNLEAMKLAEKYLIAPLTLQLLIENAIKHNIVSKSKPLQIDIFTAGGYLWVKNNMQPKTYKEDSHEMGLKNIDSRYAFLTDKKIEIENDGITFMVKIPLLNTVK, encoded by the coding sequence ATGAAAGAAGGAATTAAGCTAAATAAGACATTGAGGTATGGCTACGGCCTTGTATTGGGTATTGCGTTTAACTTTAATATGGATATCGTATTTAGTTTGCTTTACTCCAATTATCGTCTATTGCGCCCATTCGAAGAGTATGTGGCAGCTATTTTCCTGAGTTATTTAGTTTTTGAAACCTTATTCATTGTCAATCGCTTTTTGAGCAGACGGTTTACCTGGGATAAAGACTTGATCAAAAGGCTGAGTTACCAATCTTTATTAGATTTCATGATTGCTATTGGTTTGGTGATGGGAATAAAATGGGGATTCAGATGGGTTCAACAAGATAATAGCTTCGTTTCCTTGCAAGATGAAACTACCCAATCTATTGTCATTCTGATCATCATTCTTGGATTTACAGTTGGTGAGATGAGCATATTCCTGCTTAATAAATGGAGATTTAGTCTGGCAGAACTGGAACGTTTCAAAAAGAAAAATGCAGAATACCGATTCGAGTTATTGAGGTCGCAACTCAACCCTCACTTTTTGTTCAATAGCCTCAATACGCTTTCCTCTTTGGTATACAAGAATCAAGAGAATGCCAGCCTTTTCATTAGGAAACTCTCCGACGTATATCGCTATATTCTCGATCAAAGAGATAAAGAAGTAGTACCACTGGAAACAGAAATCAACTTTGCAGCGTCCTATATCATGCTGATGCAATTGCGATTTGAAAAGAATCTAAATGTTAATTTGGAGGCTATGAAGTTGGCTGAAAAATATCTTATTGCACCATTAACTTTGCAATTATTGATTGAGAATGCAATTAAACATAATATAGTATCGAAGAGTAAACCGCTACAAATTGATATATTTACAGCTGGAGGATATTTATGGGTGAAGAATAATATGCAGCCCAAAACTTATAAAGAAGACAGTCATGAAATGGGCTTAAAAAATATTGATAGCAGATATGCTTTTTTAACTGATAAAAAGATAGAAATAGAAAATGACGGAATCACATTTATGGTGAAAATCCCATTATTAAACACAGTAAAATAA
- a CDS encoding T9SS type A sorting domain-containing protein has translation MKRIFILFLLLGLVWQVNAQHSNVIIAQGNGLSEPSIFVDPNNPDHLVAGAIIDKYYVSNDGGANWSGGSLNSSHGVWGDPCLIVDGNGDYYYFHLSNPSNGSWIDRIVCQKSTDGGLTWTDGNYMGLNGSKAQDKHWAVVDYTNNNIYVTWTQFDNYGTSNPLDFSNILFSKSTDNGESWTDAIQINQISGDCVDEGNTTEGAVPAVGPNGEIYVSWAGPAGLVFDKSLDQGETWLEEDIYVSDIPGPGWAFDIPGISRCNGLPITCCNLSETEYNGDIYINWSDQRNGADDTDVWFIKSTDGGETWGERKRVNDDPPGKQQFFTWMTVDQVTGYIWFVFYDRRAYEDSNTDVYMAVSTDGGESFLNFKISETPFLPYSSTFFGDYNNISAHNNMVRPIWTRLEGSSPKIMTALVNEHIIGEEELETIPFSLQQNSPNPFDESTYISFKLRSSEEVTLAVYDMYGRAVSVLVNHEQMNRGKYTYHFNAYDYNLSSGVYYFSLVSGNHKLEKKMLLLK, from the coding sequence ATGAAACGAATTTTCATACTTTTTTTATTATTAGGCCTAGTTTGGCAAGTTAATGCGCAACATTCCAATGTTATTATTGCACAAGGAAATGGCCTTAGCGAGCCTTCTATATTTGTAGATCCGAATAATCCAGATCATCTGGTAGCAGGCGCTATAATCGATAAATACTATGTTTCTAATGATGGAGGAGCCAATTGGAGTGGTGGTTCCTTAAACTCTAGTCATGGCGTATGGGGTGACCCATGTTTGATAGTGGATGGCAATGGAGATTATTATTATTTCCACCTTTCGAATCCTAGTAATGGCAGCTGGATTGATAGAATTGTATGTCAGAAGTCAACTGATGGAGGACTCACCTGGACCGATGGAAATTATATGGGATTAAATGGAAGTAAAGCACAGGATAAACATTGGGCAGTAGTCGACTATACTAATAATAATATTTATGTGACATGGACGCAGTTTGATAATTATGGAACCAGTAATCCTTTAGATTTTTCGAATATATTGTTCTCGAAATCAACTGATAATGGAGAATCTTGGACCGATGCCATACAGATAAATCAAATCTCAGGGGATTGTGTTGATGAAGGAAACACTACAGAAGGTGCTGTTCCTGCAGTTGGACCTAATGGAGAAATATATGTGAGTTGGGCAGGACCAGCAGGATTGGTTTTTGATAAGTCCTTAGATCAAGGAGAAACTTGGTTGGAGGAGGACATCTATGTTTCTGATATTCCGGGGCCAGGTTGGGCCTTTGATATCCCCGGAATTAGCCGATGTAATGGACTCCCCATCACTTGCTGCAACCTTTCTGAAACAGAATATAATGGTGATATTTATATCAACTGGAGCGATCAAAGAAATGGTGCCGATGATACTGATGTTTGGTTCATCAAATCTACTGATGGTGGTGAGACATGGGGAGAACGCAAAAGAGTTAATGATGATCCACCAGGGAAACAACAATTCTTTACTTGGATGACTGTAGATCAGGTAACGGGATATATTTGGTTTGTTTTCTATGACAGACGAGCTTATGAAGATTCAAACACAGATGTTTATATGGCTGTTAGTACCGATGGAGGAGAGAGTTTCTTGAATTTTAAGATTAGTGAGACTCCATTTCTTCCTTACTCTAGTACTTTCTTTGGCGATTATAATAATATCTCTGCCCATAATAATATGGTTCGCCCCATCTGGACTCGCCTAGAAGGAAGTTCGCCAAAGATAATGACTGCATTGGTCAACGAACATATTATTGGGGAAGAAGAGTTGGAAACCATTCCTTTCAGTTTGCAGCAAAACAGTCCAAATCCCTTTGATGAAAGCACTTATATTTCTTTTAAATTAAGAAGTTCTGAGGAGGTTACCCTTGCTGTTTATGATATGTATGGAAGAGCAGTCTCTGTTCTAGTAAATCATGAGCAAATGAATAGAGGTAAATACACCTATCATTTCAACGCTTACGATTATAATTTGAGTTCAGGAGTTTATTATTTCTCTTTGGTTTCTGGAAATCATAAGCTAGAAAAGAAGATGCTATTGCTGAAATAG
- the zupT gene encoding zinc transporter ZupT, producing MDWNAILFAFSLTLFAGLSTGIGSIISLVAKRTNTAFLTVSLGFSAGVMIYVSFVEIFPKAREELVADIGIVAGNWVTVLSFFGGMALIAIIDKFIPNIENPHEIRNVEDLKTGKNLQDSDKLMRTGIYTALAIGIHNFPEGLATFTAALRDPQLGIPIAIAIAIHNIPEGIAVAVPIYYATGNKRKAFWYSFLSGLSEPVGALIGFAILMPFMSASVFGILFAGVAGVMVFISLDELLPSAREYGEHHLSIYGLVAGMIVMAVSLLMFL from the coding sequence ATGGACTGGAACGCAATATTATTTGCCTTTTCTCTCACTTTATTTGCTGGGTTATCGACCGGAATAGGTAGTATAATATCTTTAGTTGCTAAACGAACCAATACAGCATTTTTAACTGTATCCTTAGGTTTTTCAGCTGGCGTGATGATATATGTTTCTTTTGTTGAAATATTCCCTAAAGCTCGTGAAGAATTAGTTGCAGATATAGGTATCGTTGCAGGAAATTGGGTGACAGTATTATCTTTCTTTGGAGGAATGGCTCTGATTGCCATCATCGATAAGTTTATTCCCAATATTGAGAATCCACACGAAATTCGAAATGTGGAAGATCTAAAAACAGGAAAAAACTTACAAGACAGCGATAAGTTGATGCGAACTGGTATTTATACCGCTTTAGCTATTGGTATTCATAATTTCCCTGAGGGTTTGGCCACTTTTACTGCTGCCCTAAGAGATCCACAATTAGGTATCCCTATTGCCATAGCTATAGCTATACATAATATTCCGGAAGGAATTGCGGTTGCTGTTCCGATCTATTATGCCACTGGAAACAAGCGTAAAGCCTTTTGGTATTCTTTCCTTTCTGGTTTATCCGAACCTGTTGGAGCTCTAATAGGTTTTGCTATTCTCATGCCATTTATGAGTGCTTCCGTATTTGGAATTCTATTTGCAGGAGTAGCCGGAGTTATGGTCTTTATTTCCTTGGATGAGCTCTTGCCCTCAGCTAGAGAATATGGTGAACATCACTTAAGTATTTATGGATTAGTCGCTGGAATGATAGTGATGGCCGTTAGTTTATTGATGTTTTTATAG
- a CDS encoding LytTR family DNA-binding domain-containing protein, which translates to MKVLIIEDEPHAQYELQRLLTESNRDIEVLSCIDSVEDAVDYINTTPGIDLMFFDIQLSDGLSFEIFNHIEVKAPIVFTTAYDEYAIRAFKVNSIDYLLKPVKQEDLNAALEKYDSLHTQQKPENSVFQMEQIQQLLTLNQNKYKSRFLTRMGEQIKYIDIEDVAYFVAEDNEVLLVNKEGHRYFINHSLDHLSSLLNPDSFYRINRSYYVQLWAIKKISKYFNSRLLIELEPKTEDQVLISRAKVNDFLNWIDK; encoded by the coding sequence ATGAAAGTATTAATTATTGAAGACGAACCTCATGCACAATATGAGCTTCAGCGTTTATTGACTGAAAGCAACAGAGATATTGAAGTGCTCAGCTGCATAGATAGTGTGGAGGATGCGGTGGATTATATTAATACTACACCAGGCATTGATCTCATGTTTTTCGACATTCAGCTTTCCGATGGTTTGAGCTTCGAAATCTTTAATCATATTGAGGTAAAAGCTCCTATAGTTTTCACAACCGCCTACGATGAATATGCCATTAGAGCTTTTAAAGTCAATAGCATCGATTATTTACTAAAACCCGTAAAACAAGAAGATTTAAATGCTGCATTAGAGAAATATGATTCCTTACATACTCAGCAGAAGCCAGAGAATTCTGTGTTTCAGATGGAGCAGATTCAGCAGCTTTTGACTTTAAACCAGAATAAATATAAATCTAGATTTCTGACCCGAATGGGCGAACAGATAAAGTATATCGACATTGAAGACGTGGCCTATTTTGTAGCCGAAGACAATGAAGTATTATTGGTAAACAAAGAAGGACACCGATATTTTATCAATCACTCTTTAGATCACTTAAGCAGCCTACTCAATCCCGACTCTTTTTACCGCATCAACAGATCTTATTATGTTCAATTGTGGGCCATCAAAAAGATAAGCAAATATTTCAATAGCAGACTCCTCATTGAACTGGAACCGAAAACCGAAGATCAAGTACTTATCAGTAGAGCCAAAGTAAATGACTTTTTAAACTGGATAGATAAATGA